A single genomic interval of Eurosta solidaginis isolate ZX-2024a chromosome 3, ASM4086904v1, whole genome shotgun sequence harbors:
- the LOC137247197 gene encoding uncharacterized protein, translated as MKSAIGVVLICVTALASVALASSVSWGYRNGTDILIYKENVIRFPLKNDYQSASVYFPESGHFNARTIAVVYIYDRFTNSSGAQPSLWAGGPGYRFASINLKSLYNKGINSTVEIYGKK; from the exons ATGAAATCAGCAATCGGTGTCGTTCTAATTTGTGTTACCGCCTTAGCGAGTGTGGCTTTGGCTTCCAGTGTTTCATGGGGTTATCGAAACGGTACagatattttaatatataaagaGAATGTTATAAGATTTCCTCTTAAAAATGATTATCAGAGCGCTAGCGTTTATTTTCCAGAATCG GGCCATTTCAATGCTCGCACCATTGCCGTCGTTTATATATACGATCGTTTCACCAACAGTTCAGGCGCTCAGCCTAGTTTATGGGCTGGCGGTCCTGGGTATCGTTTTGCTTCTATCAATTTGAAGAGTCTATATAACAAAGGCATTAACTCGACGGTGGAAATTTATGGCAAGAAATAA